Proteins co-encoded in one uncultured Draconibacterium sp. genomic window:
- the mce gene encoding methylmalonyl-CoA epimerase yields the protein MNISHIEHIGIAVNSLEEAIPYYEEMLGLKCYAVEEVADQKVKTAFFQVGDTKIELLESTSPDGPIGKFLEKKGQGVHHLAFAVDNVNDSLNELGEKGVQLIDKTARKGAEGLNIGFLHPKATMGVLTEICGKE from the coding sequence ATGAACATTTCACATATAGAACACATCGGGATCGCAGTAAATAGTTTAGAAGAAGCTATTCCATACTACGAAGAGATGCTGGGGCTAAAATGCTATGCCGTTGAAGAAGTGGCAGACCAAAAAGTAAAAACAGCCTTTTTCCAGGTTGGCGACACTAAAATCGAGTTATTGGAGTCAACCAGTCCTGACGGACCAATTGGAAAATTTCTGGAAAAAAAAGGACAAGGCGTACACCACCTCGCCTTTGCTGTTGACAATGTAAACGATTCGTTGAACGAGCTTGGAGAAAAAGGCGTTCAGCTAATCGACAAAACAGCGCGAAAAGGAGCTGAAGGATTAAATATTGGATTTCTTCATCCAAAAGCTACCATGGGGGTATTAACCGAAATTTGTGGAAAAGAATAA
- a CDS encoding biotin/lipoyl-containing protein encodes MKKYKFTISGNEYDVHLKDIEDNVAELDVNGTIYEVKIHGEVKTSKTPKLVRKPVEKKPGEGQIKKSASTGKHKVTAPLPGTILKINVSVGDVVTEGQSLMVMEAMKMENQVQTAKGGEVTAIKVNEGDSVLQDDLLIEIA; translated from the coding sequence ATGAAAAAATATAAATTCACAATCAGTGGTAACGAATACGACGTTCATTTAAAAGACATTGAAGACAATGTTGCTGAACTGGATGTAAACGGAACCATTTACGAAGTTAAAATTCACGGAGAAGTAAAAACTTCAAAAACTCCGAAGTTAGTTCGGAAACCGGTTGAGAAAAAACCTGGAGAAGGACAGATTAAAAAATCGGCGTCAACCGGAAAACACAAAGTAACAGCACCACTACCGGGCACAATTCTTAAAATTAATGTATCGGTTGGCGATGTGGTAACTGAAGGCCAAAGCCTTATGGTTATGGAAGCCATGAAAATGGAAAACCAGGTACAAACCGCAAAAGGCGGAGAAGTTACAGCCATTAAAGTTAATGAGGGCGACAGCGTGTTGCAAGATGATCTGTTAATAGAAATTGCTTAA
- a CDS encoding sodium ion-translocating decarboxylase subunit beta, whose amino-acid sequence MRKIVQLLFVLIFLAPSVYAAGQPEKLSDVITKGKWINHSDGYVPIPTYKEGEPDQKEDPTTVKRYKTFTFETDGGFLLDSAKQRYSGRYEVIGDKVELHFNTVPITELRTNKDPNQQGGYTVSTNKVKLPNRVLKINAEGNLSGDGYIYKRYSGAVAGLFNFYEFSGFANIAWGNIVMMLVGFIFLYLAIKYDFEPMLLIPIGFGILIGNIPMFQVADFNLKLGVYEPGSVLNILYQGVVQGWYPPLIFLGIGAMTDFSSLISNPKLMLLGAAAQIGIFLTFLGAIYLGFAAPEAGAIGIIGGADGPTAIFISSKLANGLNVLPDGTTVKNLIGPIAIAAYSYMALVPVIQPPVIRLMTTKRERLIRMKPPRAVSKTEKVLFPIIGLILTAYIAPSALPLIGMLFFGNLLKESGVTKRLANTAANPLIDAITILLGITVGASTQADVFLTPASIKIFALGAGSFVIATAGGVAGAKIMNLFLKKENKINPMIGAAGVSAVPDSARVVQGMGLKEDPTNHLLMHAMAPNVSGVIGSAVAAGILLSFLM is encoded by the coding sequence ATGAGAAAAATAGTTCAATTATTATTCGTATTGATTTTTCTTGCGCCCTCAGTATATGCTGCTGGTCAGCCGGAAAAACTCAGCGATGTAATTACAAAGGGGAAATGGATAAATCATTCCGACGGATATGTACCAATTCCTACTTATAAAGAAGGAGAACCTGATCAGAAAGAGGATCCAACCACAGTAAAACGATACAAGACGTTTACGTTTGAAACCGACGGAGGATTTCTTCTTGACTCAGCTAAACAACGCTATTCTGGTCGTTACGAAGTTATTGGAGACAAAGTTGAATTGCATTTCAATACCGTTCCTATTACTGAGTTGCGTACGAACAAAGACCCAAATCAACAGGGAGGTTATACGGTTTCAACAAACAAGGTAAAACTGCCTAACCGTGTTCTGAAAATTAACGCCGAAGGCAACCTGTCGGGAGACGGATATATTTATAAACGCTACAGCGGTGCGGTAGCCGGTTTGTTTAACTTCTACGAATTTTCGGGATTTGCCAACATTGCCTGGGGAAACATCGTGATGATGTTAGTAGGATTTATTTTCCTTTATCTGGCTATTAAGTACGATTTTGAACCGATGCTTTTGATACCAATTGGATTTGGTATTTTAATTGGTAACATTCCGATGTTTCAGGTGGCAGACTTTAACCTGAAATTGGGTGTTTACGAGCCTGGTTCGGTACTCAACATTCTATACCAAGGTGTGGTTCAGGGATGGTATCCTCCACTTATTTTCCTTGGTATTGGAGCAATGACCGACTTCTCGTCATTGATCTCGAATCCAAAACTGATGTTACTGGGAGCAGCTGCGCAGATTGGTATTTTCCTTACCTTCCTTGGAGCGATCTATTTAGGATTTGCCGCACCTGAAGCCGGAGCAATTGGTATTATTGGTGGTGCCGACGGTCCTACCGCGATCTTTATTTCATCGAAACTGGCAAACGGCTTGAACGTGCTGCCCGATGGAACCACAGTGAAAAACCTGATTGGGCCAATCGCTATTGCGGCATATTCGTATATGGCGCTTGTTCCGGTTATTCAACCACCGGTAATCCGACTAATGACTACAAAAAGAGAACGTTTGATCAGAATGAAACCTCCACGTGCGGTTTCTAAAACTGAGAAAGTACTATTCCCTATTATTGGTCTGATTCTTACAGCATACATTGCGCCATCGGCATTACCACTTATTGGTATGTTATTCTTTGGTAACTTGCTAAAAGAATCGGGTGTAACAAAACGTTTGGCAAACACTGCTGCCAACCCACTTATCGATGCCATTACAATTTTGCTTGGTATTACCGTGGGAGCTTCAACACAGGCCGACGTATTCCTTACTCCTGCATCAATTAAGATCTTTGCATTGGGTGCCGGCTCGTTCGTTATTGCAACAGCGGGTGGTGTGGCCGGAGCTAAAATCATGAACCTGTTCCTTAAAAAAGAGAACAAGATCAATCCAATGATTGGAGCAGCCGGTGTATCTGCAGTACCCGACAGTGCAAGGGTTGTTCAAGGTATGGGATTAAAAGAAGATCCAACCAACCACTTGTTAATGCACGCTATGGCACCCAACGTATCGGGTGTTATTGGTTCGGCAGTAGCAGCAGGTATTTTGTTGAGCTTCTTAATGTAA
- a CDS encoding acyl-CoA carboxylase subunit beta, with amino-acid sequence MSNQDKIKKLIDLRAEAKLGGGLKRIEAQHKKGKFTARERIELLLDEGSFEEFDMFVTHRCTNFGLEKTKFLGDGVVTGHGTIDGRVVYVFSQDFTVFGGSLSETFAQKICKVMDMAMKAGAPVIGINDSGGARIQEGVNSLAGYAEIFERNILASGVIPQISAIFGPCAGGAVYSPALTDFIMMTEQNSYMFVTGPKVVKTVTGEDISVEDLGGGKVHASKSGVAQFLVENEQEGISILRKLISYLPQNNLEDPIATDSSDPIDRLDDALNEIIPDNPNQPYEVKDVIHTIVDYGEFLEIHRNYAKNIVVGFAKFDGQPVGIVANQPNYLAGVLDIDASVKAARFVRFCDSFNIPIITLVDVPGFLPGSRQEYGGIITHGAKLMFAYGEATVPKITITLRKSYGGAHDVMSSKQLRGDLNYAWPTAEIAVMGAAGAVEVLHGRKLRDIEDAEERAKFVTDHEDEYKEKFANPYQAASFGYIDDVIEPRNTRFRIIRGLQSLATKKLVNPPKKHSNIPL; translated from the coding sequence ATGAGCAACCAGGATAAAATTAAAAAGTTAATCGACCTAAGAGCAGAAGCTAAGCTGGGTGGCGGATTGAAAAGAATTGAAGCGCAGCACAAAAAAGGCAAATTTACTGCCCGCGAAAGAATCGAACTTCTTTTAGATGAAGGAAGTTTTGAAGAATTTGACATGTTTGTTACACACCGCTGTACAAACTTCGGATTGGAAAAAACAAAATTTCTGGGCGACGGTGTTGTTACCGGTCACGGAACAATCGACGGACGTGTAGTTTATGTTTTTTCGCAAGACTTTACCGTTTTCGGAGGATCGTTATCAGAAACCTTTGCACAGAAAATTTGCAAGGTAATGGATATGGCTATGAAAGCCGGAGCGCCGGTAATTGGTATCAACGACTCGGGTGGTGCGCGTATTCAGGAAGGTGTGAACTCGCTGGCCGGTTATGCCGAAATCTTCGAGCGTAACATTTTGGCATCAGGAGTTATTCCTCAGATTTCTGCCATCTTCGGACCATGTGCAGGTGGTGCAGTATACTCTCCTGCCCTAACCGACTTTATCATGATGACCGAGCAAAACTCGTACATGTTCGTAACCGGACCAAAAGTTGTTAAAACAGTAACCGGCGAAGATATTTCGGTTGAAGATCTTGGTGGTGGTAAAGTTCACGCATCGAAATCAGGTGTTGCTCAATTCCTTGTTGAAAACGAGCAGGAAGGTATTTCAATCTTGCGTAAACTGATCAGCTACCTGCCACAAAACAATCTGGAAGATCCGATTGCTACTGATAGTTCAGATCCAATTGATCGTTTGGACGATGCCTTGAATGAAATCATTCCTGACAACCCGAACCAACCATACGAGGTAAAAGATGTTATCCACACTATTGTTGACTATGGCGAGTTCTTAGAAATCCATCGTAACTACGCGAAAAACATCGTTGTTGGTTTTGCTAAATTCGACGGACAACCTGTAGGTATTGTGGCCAACCAGCCAAACTACTTAGCTGGTGTGCTCGATATTGATGCATCAGTAAAAGCAGCTCGTTTTGTACGTTTCTGCGACTCGTTCAATATTCCAATCATCACATTGGTTGATGTTCCCGGATTCTTGCCTGGAAGCCGTCAGGAATATGGCGGTATTATTACTCACGGAGCAAAACTAATGTTTGCTTACGGCGAAGCTACTGTACCAAAAATTACTATCACATTACGTAAATCGTATGGTGGTGCACACGACGTAATGTCGAGTAAACAATTGCGTGGCGACTTGAATTACGCCTGGCCAACTGCAGAAATTGCTGTTATGGGTGCTGCCGGTGCTGTTGAAGTACTTCACGGAAGAAAATTGCGCGACATTGAAGACGCCGAAGAACGTGCGAAATTTGTTACCGACCACGAAGATGAGTACAAAGAGAAGTTTGCTAATCCATATCAGGCTGCATCTTTTGGCTACATCGATGATGTTATCGAGCCTCGTAATACAAGGTTCAGAATTATTCGCGGATTACAAAGCCTTGCTACCAAGAAACTGGTTAATCCACCGAAGAAACATTCTAATATCCCACTATAA
- a CDS encoding RelA/SpoT family protein, with amino-acid sequence MEAREQIYTRYDHLREFCQLTWDDASFLKLENAFEFVQNILGETRFSHDEVILNHSLEVASIIAMEIGLEPDSVITGLLHNVMYAGLKEKITQKEIGEKFGTHISSILEGMAKINALGTDTIDLHSENYRKLMLALAGDVRVILVKIADRLQVMRNLEIYSEENRHKLAYETQYLYAPLAHRLGLYNINSEMQDICLKIQKPDEYHYVVNRLKETERERANFVAEFVKPIEKKLQQRGLRFSMKARTKSISSINTKMRKKNVSFDEVMDLFAIRVILDSEPENEKADCWTAYSFVTEEYQTNPNRLRDWITIPKSNGYESLHTTVMGPHKKWVEIQIRTKRMDEVAEKGLAAHWKYKGGKESGFDSWLAGIRDILENPELNTVDFIDHFNTDIYSDEIFVFTPKGDLKKMPSGATVLDFAYEIHSRIGDTCVGGKINGKKVTLKHQLKNGDQIEIDTSNNQKPKLDWLDFVVTSKARNRVKTSLNEDRNRQASDGREMLLRKFKNWKLDLNDDAIRKILKHFGFKLAVDFYFDVASGKIDTLEVKSLFIEKEEDSNTTKKTVEELLPTNEAKSLAYDGGEDFLIIDNNLKNVNYKLAKCCNPVFGDRIFGFVTISEGIKIHRASCPNAPQMKERFPYRIIKTVWKDNTSNSSFLTSLHISGTDEVGIISEITHTIAKDIGTQMRSINISSDKGNFEGILQISVYNLDHLEFLIHKLKKVKGVISVTRGEK; translated from the coding sequence ATGGAAGCCAGAGAACAAATATATACCAGATACGACCACTTAAGGGAGTTTTGCCAGTTAACATGGGACGATGCATCGTTTCTGAAACTTGAGAATGCTTTTGAATTCGTTCAAAATATTCTTGGGGAAACCCGCTTTTCTCATGACGAAGTAATTTTGAATCATTCGCTCGAAGTGGCCTCTATAATTGCAATGGAAATCGGTCTTGAGCCCGACTCTGTAATTACTGGTTTGTTGCACAACGTAATGTATGCCGGGTTAAAAGAAAAGATAACTCAGAAAGAAATTGGTGAAAAATTTGGTACGCATATAAGTTCTATTCTTGAAGGCATGGCAAAGATAAATGCCTTGGGAACCGATACCATCGATCTGCACTCGGAAAATTACCGAAAACTGATGTTGGCGCTGGCCGGCGATGTACGCGTTATTCTTGTTAAAATTGCCGATCGATTGCAGGTGATGCGCAACCTTGAAATTTACAGTGAGGAAAACCGGCATAAACTAGCCTATGAAACACAATACTTATATGCTCCTTTAGCACACCGGCTTGGTTTGTACAATATAAACTCAGAGATGCAGGATATCTGCTTGAAAATTCAAAAGCCGGATGAATATCATTACGTAGTTAACCGTTTAAAAGAAACTGAACGCGAGAGGGCCAACTTTGTAGCCGAATTTGTTAAGCCCATTGAGAAAAAATTACAGCAACGCGGATTGAGATTTTCGATGAAGGCGCGTACAAAGTCTATTTCGTCGATAAATACAAAAATGCGCAAAAAGAATGTTTCCTTCGACGAGGTGATGGATTTGTTTGCCATTCGTGTGATTCTTGATTCGGAACCGGAGAATGAGAAAGCTGACTGCTGGACTGCTTACTCTTTTGTTACCGAGGAGTATCAAACCAACCCAAACCGCTTGCGCGATTGGATTACCATCCCAAAATCAAATGGTTACGAGTCGCTGCATACAACGGTAATGGGGCCACATAAAAAATGGGTTGAAATACAAATTCGTACCAAACGAATGGATGAAGTGGCTGAAAAAGGTTTGGCTGCACATTGGAAATATAAAGGTGGTAAGGAATCGGGTTTCGACTCGTGGCTGGCCGGTATTCGCGATATTTTGGAGAATCCGGAATTAAATACAGTCGATTTTATTGATCATTTTAACACGGATATTTACAGCGACGAAATATTTGTTTTTACACCAAAGGGCGATCTAAAGAAAATGCCTTCGGGAGCTACAGTACTTGATTTTGCTTACGAAATTCATTCGCGTATTGGAGATACCTGTGTTGGCGGAAAGATAAATGGCAAAAAAGTTACTCTAAAACATCAACTTAAAAACGGCGATCAAATTGAAATTGACACATCGAATAACCAGAAACCAAAATTAGATTGGTTGGATTTTGTGGTTACATCGAAAGCGAGAAACAGGGTTAAGACGAGTTTAAACGAAGATCGTAACCGCCAGGCGAGTGATGGCCGCGAAATGTTACTGCGTAAGTTTAAGAACTGGAAACTGGATTTAAACGACGATGCAATACGTAAAATTCTAAAACATTTTGGCTTTAAACTGGCAGTTGATTTTTACTTTGATGTAGCAAGTGGTAAAATTGATACGCTTGAAGTAAAGTCTCTGTTTATTGAAAAAGAAGAGGACTCAAATACAACGAAAAAGACGGTTGAAGAGCTGTTGCCAACAAACGAGGCAAAAAGTTTGGCGTATGATGGTGGCGAAGATTTTCTGATTATCGACAACAACCTGAAAAACGTTAACTACAAGCTGGCAAAGTGTTGTAATCCGGTTTTTGGCGACAGAATATTTGGTTTTGTTACCATCAGCGAAGGCATAAAAATTCATCGTGCAAGTTGTCCGAATGCTCCTCAAATGAAAGAACGTTTTCCTTACCGCATTATAAAAACAGTTTGGAAAGATAATACAAGTAACAGCTCGTTTCTAACTTCATTACATATTTCAGGAACGGATGAAGTTGGGATCATCTCGGAGATTACACACACTATTGCAAAAGATATTGGCACACAAATGCGATCGATTAATATTTCAAGCGATAAAGGCAATTTCGAAGGAATATTGCAGATCTCGGTTTATAATCTCGATCACCTCGAATTTCTTATTCATAAACTAAAAAAGGTAAAAGGTGTTATTTCAGTAACCAGGGGAGAGAAATAG
- a CDS encoding ferritin, translating to MLKEKLLNALNEQINAEQYSSLLYLSMSAYFNDKGLPGFANWMYVQYQEELTHANKFFNYVVERGGKVELKAIDQMPTTWEGVIDVYEKTLEHEQLVTDLINKLVDVAVEERDHATQSFLRWFVDEQVEEEANVTEILDTLKLINGQGNGIFMLDREMRNRTFVDTTAAAQ from the coding sequence ATGTTGAAAGAAAAGCTACTAAATGCGTTAAACGAGCAAATAAACGCCGAACAATATTCATCACTATTATACTTGTCAATGTCAGCCTATTTTAACGATAAAGGGTTGCCGGGCTTTGCCAACTGGATGTATGTGCAGTACCAGGAAGAACTGACTCATGCCAATAAGTTTTTTAATTATGTAGTTGAGCGTGGAGGTAAAGTGGAGTTAAAAGCAATTGACCAGATGCCAACAACATGGGAAGGTGTTATTGATGTTTATGAGAAAACACTTGAACACGAGCAATTGGTTACCGATTTAATCAATAAGTTGGTTGATGTTGCTGTTGAAGAAAGAGACCATGCAACACAAAGTTTTTTGCGCTGGTTTGTTGATGAGCAGGTTGAAGAAGAAGCGAACGTAACAGAAATACTTGATACGTTAAAGCTCATTAATGGACAGGGGAATGGTATTTTTATGCTGGATCGTGAAATGCGTAATCGTACCTTTGTAGATACTACTGCAGCAGCTCAATAA
- a CDS encoding OadG family protein: MEPLSILLASSVQFGYTVAIVGFFIVFTALTCLVIVFSNAPKLINMKFNKEKLKRNKTKAQGEVKEDGDYIEGNVTAAISLALHMYFNELHDEESNIVTIKKVKKSYSPWSSKIYSVQNNWPR, translated from the coding sequence ATGGAACCATTATCAATTCTATTAGCCAGTTCTGTTCAATTTGGGTACACTGTTGCAATCGTTGGATTCTTCATCGTTTTCACAGCGCTTACCTGTTTGGTTATTGTGTTTAGCAATGCTCCAAAGTTGATTAACATGAAATTCAACAAAGAGAAGCTAAAAAGAAACAAAACAAAAGCACAGGGAGAAGTTAAAGAAGACGGAGATTACATTGAAGGTAACGTAACTGCAGCAATTAGTTTAGCCCTGCACATGTACTTTAACGAACTACACGACGAAGAGAGTAACATCGTTACCATTAAAAAGGTAAAGAAATCGTATTCTCCATGGAGTTCTAAAATTTACAGTGTACAAAACAACTGGCCGCGATAA
- a CDS encoding acetyl-CoA hydrolase/transferase C-terminal domain-containing protein yields MKNIKYVSPEEAVKVIKTGDRVHLSSVAVTPHTLIKPMVERGRNKEIHNVTIQHIHVEGQVEYANPEFEGIFHSEQFFVGGNLRKQTQSGYADYIPIFLSETQRLMRRGYLKVNVAMIMVSVPDKHGYVSLGTSVDATRAAIENADTVIAAVNPNVPRAWGDAMIHIDEIDIFVEDDIPLYVHNPAPLSEMDIKIGNNVAELVDDGACLQMGIGGIPNAVLAQLGNHKDLGVHTEMFADGILPLVEKGVITGRKKKTDPGKMVASFLMGSKALYDFVDDNPRVAMMDVAHTNHVSQIRKNDKVTAINSALAIDLTGQVCADSIGITHYSGVGGQIDFIRGAGHSKKGKPIIALPSVTNKGISKISPTLLSGSGVVTTRANMHWVVTEYGKVNLYGKTLQERAKLLISIAHPDHQESLDKASFERFGPHYHYVRGE; encoded by the coding sequence ATGAAGAACATCAAGTACGTATCGCCAGAAGAAGCTGTTAAGGTTATTAAAACCGGAGACAGAGTCCATTTAAGTAGTGTTGCCGTCACTCCTCACACCTTAATAAAACCAATGGTTGAGAGAGGTCGCAACAAAGAGATCCACAATGTTACCATCCAGCATATCCATGTAGAAGGTCAGGTTGAGTATGCCAACCCTGAGTTCGAAGGAATCTTTCATTCTGAACAATTTTTTGTTGGTGGCAACCTGAGAAAACAAACTCAATCTGGTTACGCCGATTACATTCCAATTTTCTTAAGCGAAACCCAACGGTTAATGCGCAGAGGTTATTTAAAAGTAAATGTTGCCATGATTATGGTATCAGTTCCTGACAAACATGGTTACGTTTCGTTGGGTACTTCTGTTGATGCAACCCGTGCTGCTATTGAAAATGCCGATACAGTAATTGCTGCTGTAAACCCTAATGTTCCAAGAGCATGGGGTGATGCAATGATCCATATTGATGAAATCGATATTTTCGTTGAAGATGACATTCCTTTATATGTCCACAATCCGGCACCACTTTCGGAAATGGACATTAAAATTGGAAATAATGTTGCAGAGTTAGTTGACGATGGAGCCTGTTTACAAATGGGTATTGGAGGTATACCAAACGCTGTTTTGGCACAATTAGGCAACCACAAAGACCTTGGAGTACACACCGAGATGTTTGCTGATGGTATTCTTCCGTTGGTTGAAAAAGGTGTTATTACCGGTAGGAAGAAAAAAACAGATCCGGGCAAAATGGTAGCATCATTCCTTATGGGATCGAAAGCACTCTACGATTTTGTTGACGACAACCCACGTGTTGCCATGATGGATGTTGCGCATACTAACCACGTAAGCCAAATTCGCAAGAACGATAAAGTTACTGCCATTAACTCTGCGTTGGCTATCGACTTAACCGGTCAGGTTTGCGCCGATTCAATTGGCATTACTCACTACTCGGGAGTTGGAGGCCAAATTGACTTTATCCGTGGTGCAGGTCACTCAAAAAAAGGAAAACCAATTATTGCCCTTCCATCGGTAACCAATAAAGGTATTTCTAAAATTAGCCCAACCTTACTTTCAGGATCAGGAGTTGTAACTACTCGTGCAAACATGCATTGGGTGGTAACCGAATATGGAAAGGTTAACCTTTATGGTAAAACACTTCAGGAAAGAGCAAAACTTCTGATATCTATCGCTCACCCTGACCATCAGGAATCGTTAGACAAAGCATCTTTTGAACGATTTGGTCCGCATTATCATTATGTAAGAGGTGAATAA